The region AGTCGCTACACTATATATCATGAATACGGGACTTGATGAAATCTTTAATCCCAAACTGAGGGAGATGTGAGAGTCGTGTCAAAGCAAATATTGCAGGTGAGAAACCTTAAAATATATTACAGCACTCTCTATGGTTATGTGAAAGCTGTCGATGATGTTTCATTTGAGGTTAATCGCGGAGAAATTCTCGGTGTTGCGGGAGAATCTGGTTGTGGAAAATCCACACTTGGCACCGGGTTGATATTTTTGAAACCCCCCATGAAATACATTTCTGGAGAAGCGTTACTTGATGGAAAAAATATTATGGGGTTGCCTGAAAAAGAGATGAGAAAGATAAGGTACGAAAAAATTTCACTGATTCCACAATATGCCATGGATGCTTTGAACCCAACAAAGAAAATCAGGCACATCATAAGGGATATCCTTAAAGAACACAGATTTACCTTTGAATCCAGAAGAGATATAATCCAGGAAAGGCTTAAAATAGTAAACCTGAATGAAAAAGTCATAGAGATGTACCCGATAGAACTATCTGGTGGCATGAAACAAAGACTTGCAATGGTAATCGCCACATTGTTAAACCCGGAAATACTTATTGCAGACGAAATAACATCTGCTCTGGATGTAAGTACACAGCGTGCAGTTTTGCAGATGCTCTATGAAATGAGAGAGAAAAAAATCATGGGTTCGCTCATTTTCATAACCCATGACCTATCTGTTTTGAAGCAAATAGCAGATCGCGTCCTTATAATGTATGCAGGAAAATTAGCAGAGTTATCACCAATAGAAGATGTTATTCGAAAACCACTTCCCCCATACGCTAAGCTGTTACTTGGTTCACTGCCAAAAATAGGTGTTAGATACTATCAAAGGAAGCTTAAGGGTATAGTTGGTTATCCTCCAAATTTACTTAATATAGATTCAGGTTGCAGATTTAAAGACAGATGTCCTATGGCCTTCAACAAATGTGAAGAAGATCCACCTGTTTTCAAAATTGATAGTAGAAAGGTTGCCTGCTGGCTCTATGAAGAAGGTGATAAAAATTGACCCTGCTTTCAGTGAAAAATCTGGTGAAAGAATTCCCATTAGACTTTTTCGGAAGGGAAAAATTGAGGGCTGTAGACAATATTTCTTTTGACATAGACGAATCGAAGATCGTTTCTCTTATTGGTGAAAGTGGTAGCGGAAAAACAACAGTTGGAAAACTCATTCTAAAACTTCTTAAACCAACATCGGGTCAGATTCTTTTCCACGGAGAGGACATTGGCAAATTTTCGAAAAATCGCAAAGAATACTATAAAAAAGTTCAGGGCATATTTCAGGATCCATATTCTTCTTTCAATCCAATCTACAAAATAGATAGGGTTTTTGAAGTGGTCTTTGACGAATTTTTTCCACATGTGAAAAACGCACAGAGAAAAGAAAAAATAGAAAAAGTACTCACTTCTGTGGGCATGAACCCGTCTCAGATTCTCGGAAAATATCCACATCAACTGAGCGGAGGGCAGCTTCAAAGAATATTGATCGCACGAACTTTATTATTGGAACTTAATATTCTCATTGCCGATGAAATAATTAGCATGCTTGATGCTTCTACGAGAATCGATATATTGAATTTACTGGCGAAAATAAAGGATAAAACAGGTATGTCTGTAATCTTCATCACACATGATCTGTCACTCGGATATTACATAAGTGACGAATCTTTTATCATGTATAGAGGAAACATTGTCGAGATGGGAGACACACAAAAAGTTTTTCACAATCCATGCCATCCATACACTAAAATGCTTCTTGAATCAATTCCAGAAATAGACAGAAAATGGGACTTTCGAGAACATATCAAAATAGAAACTATTGAAGATGAATCAACAGGATGCAAATATTTCTCCAGATGCAATGTAAGAGAACATAGATGTCAAAAACAAATACCAGAGTTGATTGAAATAGAGGAAAATCACAAAGTTATGTGCTTCAAGTTTTATGGTTGACAGGGGGGTAAAAAATGGAGATGTTCAGCAGCAGAATAAGGGAAGGTAATTTTGTACTGAATGAGAAGAATTATTCAATAAAATGGACTACTAAACAGATTGAAAATGGATGGAAAATAACAGGATTCATCAAAGGAAAACCCGGGAGAATTGAATTCTTCAAAACCTATTCTTCGAAAAAAATTTTGATAAACAACTGGCAATCATGGGGGCCATGTAAAGTGATCAATACAGACCATCTTAAGTTGCCAAGACAGATAGATGATAACTGGCAATACACTACCTCCCTGTTTCCAGATATCTTTGAGAAACAAATTCAAAGCGACTATTTCATACTCGAAGAAAATAAACTGTACGGCTTTCTCAGTTCAAGAATTGCCCACCCATTTTTCACAGTTCAGAAAAATGCTATGACAGCCTATATAGACTACTTCGATGCAGTATTTGATGAATACGTTCCTTTAGAAACATTCGTTATTCTGGAAGGTGCTGATGAATCTTTTTTATTGGAGAAATACGGTGAACTCATTGCAAAAGAAAACAATGTTTCTATTAGAAAACAAAGCATAATAGGATGGTGCAGCTGGTATCAGTATTTTTTGAATCTGACATGGCAGGAAATATTGAAAAATATAAACCTTGCCTCAAATTATCCTTTCGAGGTTTTCCAGATAGATGATGGTTATGAAAAAGATATAGGAGATTGGTTAATAGTAAAAGACGGCTTTCCTCAACTTTATCAAATGGCAGAAACTATAGCAAAAAGTGGGATGAAACCGGGCATCTGGATAGCACCGTTTTGCGTTTCAGAAAGCTCAAGCATTTCTCAAAACCATCCAGACTGGCTTGTAAAAGAGGAGGAGCGGCCGAAAGTAGCTTTCAGAAACTGGGACCATCAAATATTCTCCTTGGATCTTTCTAAAAGTGAAGTAAAAAAATGGCTTTACGAATTATTTTCAACACTGAGAAAAATGGGGTACCTCTATTTCAAAATAGATTTTCTTTTCTCAGGGGCAATTCCTGGAAAAAGGCATAATGGATCAACTCCAATACAAGTATTTAGAGAAGGACTTGAGGTTATAAGAAAAGCAGTAAAAGATGCTTTCATTCTCGGCTGTGGATCACCACTTCTACCGGCTGTTGGATTTGTGGATGGCATGAGAGTAGGTCCCGACACAACACCTTTCTGGGGGGAAAATGTACCAGATGAGGGTGCTCCAGCTGCAAAATGGTCCTTGAGAAATGCAATAACAAGGCATTTCATGCACAGAAAACTCTGGTTGAATGACCCGGATTGTCTTTTGCTCCGTAGCGAACAAACCAGCTTAACACTCAACGAAAGAGAGCTGTATGCCTACACGTGCGGTGTACTTGACAACATAATCGTAGTAAGTGATGATTTATCTCTGATTGATGATCAAAGCAAAGAAATCCTCAACAAAACTTTGAGATTAATATCCGGGAGTGCGTTTGTGAAAAACATTATGTCTACAGATGGTTATGAAATCATCTCACGTGGTACTAAATCAGGTGATGTGAAGCTCTTTGTGGATCTGGAAAAAAGAATATTTTCCCTTGAAATAAAAACAGAGAGGTGACAAAAATGTTTGGTAAAGATTTTCTTTTCGGTGTTTCTATATCCGGATTTCAATTTGAAATGGGCGATGAAAAATCCATAGATCCAAATACCGATTGGTTTGCCTGGATTCATGATGAATTGAATCAGTTAAATTACGTGGTAAGTGAAGATTGTGTTGAAAATGGAGTCAATTATTGGTCAAGATATGAAGAAATTCACAAATTATGTGAAGAATGCGGATTAAATTCAATACGAATTGGCATAGAATGGTCGAGAATTTTTCCCCGGCCAACCTTTGACACAAGAAGTGACCAACTCCAATCAATCGCTGATATGAAGGCAGTTGAGCATTACAGAGAAATCGTGACAGATGCCAGAAAAAAAGGGCTAAGAGTAATTTTAAATTTAAATCATTTTACTCTTCCCATATGGTTGCATGATCCAATTTACGTAAATCGAAACTGTGATTTCTCCAAAAATGGGTGGATTAATGATAAATCGGTGGAAGAATTTTCTAAGTATGCAGAGTTCTGTGTGAAATGTTTCGATGATCTGTGTGATATGTACAGTACAATGAATGAGCCAAACATAGTTGCGCAGCTTGGATATCTTTCAAGAAACTCTGGCTTTCCGCCATCAATAATGAGTGTGGAGTTTTACAAAAAGGCTATCGAAAACCAGATAAAAGCCCACAAATCAGCATATAACAAAATGAAGCAACTCACTGAAAAACCTGTCGGAATAATATACGCAACAATATGGTACGAAGGAGATGAATCAGCTGAGGAAGCTATGAAATTTGCCAACTGGTATTTTCTCGATGAAGCCATGAAATATTCCGATTTCTTAGGGGCAAATTATTACACCAGAGCTGTTGTGAAAAAAAGAAAACCATGCGAATTGAACGGATTAAAGATCACCTGGAAAACAGTTCGGGGATTTGGGCAAAGCTGCAAGCAAAATTCGAGATCATTTGATGGACATCTAACAACGGATAATGGATGGGAAATATATCCTGAGGGGCTTGAAAAGATTCTAATTGCATGCTGGCAAAAATACAAAAAACCAATTTATATTACTGAAAATGGCGTTGCTGATATAAAAGATATTTATAGGCCTTACTATATCGTTTCGCACCTAAGTGTAATAGAGAAACTTATTGAAAATGGGCTGGATATAAAAGGATATCTTCACTGGTCAATTACCGATAATTTTGAATGGGCATTGGGTTACAGCATGCGATTTGGACTCATTCATGTGGACTTTGCCGATGGTTCATTGACACCTCGCCCAAGCTATTTTTTGTACAGCAAAATCATTGAGAAAAATACAGCACACACATTTAAAAAACTGCTTGAAATATGGGGGTAGCATCGATGATAACAATCAAAGACGTTGCAAAATATGCAGGGGTTTCAATAGCAACCGTTTCAAGAGTAATAAATGGGAGCAACAGAGTCTCTGAAGAGGTTAGGAAAAAAGTACTGAAGGCAATACGCGAGCTTGGATACAAGCCAAAACCGCATTATAGCCTAAATGGCGAACTTCTCAGAACCATAGGTGTACTTCTTCCGGATTTGGGGGGTTATCACTATTCAGAAATTCTCAGCGGAATCGAAGAATATGCCTTTGAAAACAATTTTGACGTTATGGTTTCATTGACAAGAAATGTGCCAGACATAGAAAAGGAAATACTTGACGAGTATTTCAGGAGGAAAGTCGATGGTGTTATCGTATGCACTCTCAGGAGTGATGAAAAATTACTTGAAAAATTCGTGAATAGCGGTGTTCCTGTGGTAGCAGTAGATTCCAGAATAGATGAATTGAGGGCCGATTCAGTTAATATAGATAATTTCAGTGGGGCATATCACGTTATGAGATATCTATATGAGCATCATCACAAGAAAATTCTCTACGTGCCTGGTCCTTCAAATGTTTACGCTTCCTATGAGCGGGAAAAGGGCATAGAAAAATTTCTCTCCAAATATAGAGATGTCGAGTTTTCAAGTTGCAACATACGTGGATTCAATCCGGACACAGGTTACACAGGGGTGAAAAATAATCTGAAGAAATACGGTAAAAATTTCACCGCCATTTTTTCTGTGAACGATTATGTCGCCCTTGGGGTAATAACAGCTTTGAACGAGGCAGGGTTGAAAATACCAGAAGATGTTTCTTTAATATCCTTTGACGATGCCCCTTTTGCCTCTTACACAGTTCCTCCTCTGACAACTGTTTCTCAGCCACGCTGGCAAATGGGTCGAATTGGTGCACGCATATTGATTGAAAAATTGAGTAATCAGCTGAAAAAAATCCTTCGTACGGTAGTCCTTCCAACCCACATTGTAGAAAGAAAATCAGTTTCAACAATATGAAAATCAAAGATCTGCTTTCAAATCACTCCCTTTAACTACGGCATTGTTTGCCTTGTACTTCATGTTATGATCCAAATAAATCCAGATTTCACCAATTTGAAGCAAAGCGAAGCAAGCTGGCTTTTGACTGTGTTTTTCTTTCAGAACATTCTTTTTCAACTCAGCTTGATAGTAAAATGGTTCAGCAATCTAATCCAAAATCAATCAAGAAATGGAAAAAATAGCCTCTTGATTATATAAATGTTTGTGATAATATATATACTTGTGAGTCGGGGCGTAGCGCAGACGGCTTAGCGCGCCTGCCTTGGGAGCAGGAGGTCGCTGGTTCAAGTCCAGTCGCCCCGACCATATTTTTTTGTGTTAAAATCAATTAAGGTGATAAAATGCACAAACATCAAAATGTTATGAAAGATCTAAAAATTGCTGAAGGTCAACTCAGAGCTGTCATAAATATGATTGAGGAAGATAGATACTGCATAGATATATCCAAACAAATTCTCGCAACTATTGCCCTGCTCAAAAAAGTCAACACATCTGTTCTAAAAAATCACATAGAAACTTGTGTTAAACAAGCCGTCGAAAGCGGAAAAATTGAAGAAAAACTTGAAGAACTTGAATTGATCCTCAATTACATGGAAAAGAGTTTCTGAGATATTTACTTCAGATAGACTAAAAGACCTTATAACGAACAATTAATCAGATCATTCGTGTTTTGGTGGTATTCTTAATAACTGGTGATAGATGTGTGCAGAATGATTGGATTTTCCTTCAAGAGCGAAAGATCTATAGATGATTTTTTTGCGCACCTTCAAAATATGGCAAAAAATGGAAAATTTGCGCCACACGATCATGGATGGGGAATTTACGCCCTGAACGGTGAAAATGTTGTCTATCACAGGTCACAAAGGCCCATCTTCGATGATACCTTTCCTTCCTTGAAACTGAACGCAGGTATAATCCATGCAAGAAAGGCTTCTGAGCATCTCCCGGTGAGTATATTGCAAGTTCATCCTTTTATAGACAATTGTGGAAAGGCTTTCTGTCATAATGGAACTATATACGACATACCGTTTCATTTCATCGAAAGTGATACATATTCCTATTTTTTTAAAATTAGACAGTTTAATTCCTACGAAGAGCTTTTAGAAAAAATAGCATACGTGGCCCAAAATTTCAAACATACCGGCATGAATTTTCTAATGATGAATAAAAATGATTTGCTTGTCTATTGTGGTTACAGCACGAATGCAGATTATTACACGCTCTGGTACAACGATAAGAATGGATTTGTAGTATGCTCAGAACCAATGAACAATGATTATGTCCCGATGGAAAACAAAACGATGTTCGTGGTGAAGGATGGAAGAATAGTAAGAAAATTGAGCATATAATTTGAAAACCTCCGAGCCTGGTTTTCTAAGGGCTCATGCCTATGAATCCAGGCCGATAGGGTCAAGAGGGAAACTTCTTGGCCTCCCGTGTTTGGAAAGGAGGGATGGTTGTGTTGCTGTGCTTTAAAAAGCCCTTCTTTTTGTGTTGAAGGGCTTTTTTGTTTTGCAAAAGATTTCAAATTGTGGGAGGTGGCAAAATGAAATGGATTATTTCCAAACCAGTCAGTGAAATGAGGAACATAATTACTTACTCTGAGGGCAGTAAAGAAAGAGAACAACTTGTAAGAGAAATCAATGCTATAAAAACGCAGACAATTGATATCCCGGTTGTAATTGGTGGTGAGGAAATATTCACAGATGACGTTGTAGAAATCAGATCTCCACATGATCACAACCTTGTCCTTGCAAGAGCTCATCTGGCAGGCGAAAGAGAATTGAAAAAGGCAATAGAAGTTTCTCTCGATTCACATGAGCAATGGGCTGAGTTAGATTGGTATCACAGAGTTTCGATATTCATGAAGGCAGCAGAACTGCTGTCCGGTCCAGAAAGATTCAAAACGATAGCGGCAATCATGATGAACCATTCTAAAAATCCATTTGAAGCGGAGATAGATTTGATAGAACTCTGCGATTTTTACAGATTCAACGCTTATTATGCAAATTTTATTTACGAACAACAACCTGATCAAGAAACCGGGGAACTCAATCGTTTAGATTACAGGCCACTTGAAGGTTTTGTGTGTGCCATAACGCCCTTCAACTTTTTCTCTATAGCGGGAAATTTGCCTTCATCTCCCGCAATGATGGGAAATACAGTTATCTGGAAACCCGCAACCTCGACCATTTTCAGCAATTATTACATAGTCAGAGTTCTTGAAAAAGCTGGTTTGCCTGAGGGAATAATAAATTTTGTTCCATTCAGGAGCAAAAATGCACATATACTGTTGAAAAATTCTAATCTTGCTGGAATTCATTTCACTGGAAGTTACGAAACTTTTATCGATATATGGAAAACCGTGGGAGAAAATATTGTAAACTATAAGAATTTTCCAAAACTTGTTGGTGAAACTGGCGGAAAGGATTTCATATTTGTCCACAAAAGTGCAGAGATTGAAGAAGTTGGTACAAGCATAATAAGAGGCGCTTTCGAATCACAGGGGCAGAAATGTTCAGCTGTTTCCAGAGTATATGTTCCAGAAAGTTTCTGGCCGGATTTACGAAATTTTCTGGTAGAAAAGCTCGGCAAGATTAAATACGGCCCTGTTGACGATTTTGAGAACTTCATGGGAGCTGTGATTGATCAATCAGCTTACAAAAGGGCTGTTTTATACATAGAGTATGCCAGAGAACATCAAGATGAATACGAATTTATCTATGGAGGAAACTTTGATGATTCAAAAGGGTGGTTCATACAACCAACGGTCATAAAGACCAGTAATCCTCGTGGAAAGCTCATGGTTGAAGAAATATTTGCACCAATAGTTACTGTATATGTTTATTCCGATGATGATTATGAAGAAACATTAAAATTATGCGAAAATAGTACACCTTTTGGCCTAACTGGTGCCATTTTTTCAAAAGATAGATACGCCATAGCTCTCGCTGAAAAAATACTGCGATATGCTGCAGGAAATTTCTACATAAATGATAAGCCCACAGGTGCAATAGTGTCTCGCCAACCTTTTGGTGGTGCGAGAGCTTCAGGAACAAATGACAAAGCTGGTTCATGGATAAATTTGCTGAGATGGATCACACCACGAACAATAAAAGAAAATCTCAAGCAAATCAAAATGCCGTGAAATTTAATTCTGTGGGTTGCTTCAGGCTGAGCAACCCACAGAATTTCAAATTCATATTTTTTCCTTGAACTTTTCTTCAATACTTTCGATTAAATTCAGTTGATCGACGATTTGGTTGAGTTTTTCAAGTACCAATTGAAGATTTTTACCTTTATCTTTGCACGCATCTTCGAGAGTAGACATTTTGCTGCAACATGTGTCGAAACCCATCTTGCTCAAAGCTTCCCCAAGATCTGAGTGCATCTCAATAATCTGTTTCAGAGCCATCTGTCCAGTTATTTTTTCTATCATATTTCTACCCCCTTACTTATCCTCAACGAGTTCAGGGTTACCGTTATGGAACTCAAGGCCATGGCAATCTCAGCGATTACCGGGTGTAAAAGCCCTGCCATAGCACTCGGTATAGCTATAACGTTGTAAAAAAATGCCCAGAAAAGATTTTGTTTTATGATTTTGAAAGTTCTTTTGGATATCTCTATCGTATCAACTATCTTGGATATACCACCTTTTGTGATGATCACATCTGCACTGTCAATTGCCAAATCAGTTCCGCTACCTACAGCAATTCCAACATCTGCACCTTTCAAAGCACCGGCATCGTTCATACCATCGCCAATCATAACAACCTTTAATCCCTTAGCCTGATATCTTCTTACTATATCAAGCTTGTCCTGAGGTTTAACATTAGAATAAACTTCGTCTATACCAACTTTATTCGCCACTGCTTTTGCCGTTGTCTCATTATCTCCCGTTATCATTACCGGCTTTATTCCCATATTCCTGAGCCTGCTCACTGCTTCCTTTGAATCATTTCTTATGGTGTCTTCTATAGCAAGAAATCCTGCGACATCACCATTTTTTCTCACTTCAACCACTGTTTTTCCTTCTTTGTAAAAAGAATCATACACATCTGGATTTACCGGTTTTCCCACGAAGTACTCATCTTCACCAACCTTTGCCTTAA is a window of Pseudothermotoga elfii DSM 9442 = NBRC 107921 DNA encoding:
- a CDS encoding class II glutamine amidotransferase — translated: MIDVCRMIGFSFKSERSIDDFFAHLQNMAKNGKFAPHDHGWGIYALNGENVVYHRSQRPIFDDTFPSLKLNAGIIHARKASEHLPVSILQVHPFIDNCGKAFCHNGTIYDIPFHFIESDTYSYFFKIRQFNSYEELLEKIAYVAQNFKHTGMNFLMMNKNDLLVYCGYSTNADYYTLWYNDKNGFVVCSEPMNNDYVPMENKTMFVVKDGRIVRKLSI
- a CDS encoding LacI family DNA-binding transcriptional regulator, which codes for MITIKDVAKYAGVSIATVSRVINGSNRVSEEVRKKVLKAIRELGYKPKPHYSLNGELLRTIGVLLPDLGGYHYSEILSGIEEYAFENNFDVMVSLTRNVPDIEKEILDEYFRRKVDGVIVCTLRSDEKLLEKFVNSGVPVVAVDSRIDELRADSVNIDNFSGAYHVMRYLYEHHHKKILYVPGPSNVYASYEREKGIEKFLSKYRDVEFSSCNIRGFNPDTGYTGVKNNLKKYGKNFTAIFSVNDYVALGVITALNEAGLKIPEDVSLISFDDAPFASYTVPPLTTVSQPRWQMGRIGARILIEKLSNQLKKILRTVVLPTHIVERKSVSTI
- a CDS encoding ABC transporter ATP-binding protein, which gives rise to MSKQILQVRNLKIYYSTLYGYVKAVDDVSFEVNRGEILGVAGESGCGKSTLGTGLIFLKPPMKYISGEALLDGKNIMGLPEKEMRKIRYEKISLIPQYAMDALNPTKKIRHIIRDILKEHRFTFESRRDIIQERLKIVNLNEKVIEMYPIELSGGMKQRLAMVIATLLNPEILIADEITSALDVSTQRAVLQMLYEMREKKIMGSLIFITHDLSVLKQIADRVLIMYAGKLAELSPIEDVIRKPLPPYAKLLLGSLPKIGVRYYQRKLKGIVGYPPNLLNIDSGCRFKDRCPMAFNKCEEDPPVFKIDSRKVACWLYEEGDKN
- a CDS encoding metal-sensing transcriptional repressor, giving the protein MHKHQNVMKDLKIAEGQLRAVINMIEEDRYCIDISKQILATIALLKKVNTSVLKNHIETCVKQAVESGKIEEKLEELELILNYMEKSF
- a CDS encoding glycoside hydrolase family 1 protein; this translates as MFGKDFLFGVSISGFQFEMGDEKSIDPNTDWFAWIHDELNQLNYVVSEDCVENGVNYWSRYEEIHKLCEECGLNSIRIGIEWSRIFPRPTFDTRSDQLQSIADMKAVEHYREIVTDARKKGLRVILNLNHFTLPIWLHDPIYVNRNCDFSKNGWINDKSVEEFSKYAEFCVKCFDDLCDMYSTMNEPNIVAQLGYLSRNSGFPPSIMSVEFYKKAIENQIKAHKSAYNKMKQLTEKPVGIIYATIWYEGDESAEEAMKFANWYFLDEAMKYSDFLGANYYTRAVVKKRKPCELNGLKITWKTVRGFGQSCKQNSRSFDGHLTTDNGWEIYPEGLEKILIACWQKYKKPIYITENGVADIKDIYRPYYIVSHLSVIEKLIENGLDIKGYLHWSITDNFEWALGYSMRFGLIHVDFADGSLTPRPSYFLYSKIIEKNTAHTFKKLLEIWG
- a CDS encoding ABC transporter ATP-binding protein yields the protein MTLLSVKNLVKEFPLDFFGREKLRAVDNISFDIDESKIVSLIGESGSGKTTVGKLILKLLKPTSGQILFHGEDIGKFSKNRKEYYKKVQGIFQDPYSSFNPIYKIDRVFEVVFDEFFPHVKNAQRKEKIEKVLTSVGMNPSQILGKYPHQLSGGQLQRILIARTLLLELNILIADEIISMLDASTRIDILNLLAKIKDKTGMSVIFITHDLSLGYYISDESFIMYRGNIVEMGDTQKVFHNPCHPYTKMLLESIPEIDRKWDFREHIKIETIEDESTGCKYFSRCNVREHRCQKQIPELIEIEENHKVMCFKFYG
- a CDS encoding glycoside hydrolase family 36 protein, with translation MEMFSSRIREGNFVLNEKNYSIKWTTKQIENGWKITGFIKGKPGRIEFFKTYSSKKILINNWQSWGPCKVINTDHLKLPRQIDDNWQYTTSLFPDIFEKQIQSDYFILEENKLYGFLSSRIAHPFFTVQKNAMTAYIDYFDAVFDEYVPLETFVILEGADESFLLEKYGELIAKENNVSIRKQSIIGWCSWYQYFLNLTWQEILKNINLASNYPFEVFQIDDGYEKDIGDWLIVKDGFPQLYQMAETIAKSGMKPGIWIAPFCVSESSSISQNHPDWLVKEEERPKVAFRNWDHQIFSLDLSKSEVKKWLYELFSTLRKMGYLYFKIDFLFSGAIPGKRHNGSTPIQVFREGLEVIRKAVKDAFILGCGSPLLPAVGFVDGMRVGPDTTPFWGENVPDEGAPAAKWSLRNAITRHFMHRKLWLNDPDCLLLRSEQTSLTLNERELYAYTCGVLDNIIVVSDDLSLIDDQSKEILNKTLRLISGSAFVKNIMSTDGYEIISRGTKSGDVKLFVDLEKRIFSLEIKTER
- the pruA gene encoding L-glutamate gamma-semialdehyde dehydrogenase, with protein sequence MKWIISKPVSEMRNIITYSEGSKEREQLVREINAIKTQTIDIPVVIGGEEIFTDDVVEIRSPHDHNLVLARAHLAGERELKKAIEVSLDSHEQWAELDWYHRVSIFMKAAELLSGPERFKTIAAIMMNHSKNPFEAEIDLIELCDFYRFNAYYANFIYEQQPDQETGELNRLDYRPLEGFVCAITPFNFFSIAGNLPSSPAMMGNTVIWKPATSTIFSNYYIVRVLEKAGLPEGIINFVPFRSKNAHILLKNSNLAGIHFTGSYETFIDIWKTVGENIVNYKNFPKLVGETGGKDFIFVHKSAEIEEVGTSIIRGAFESQGQKCSAVSRVYVPESFWPDLRNFLVEKLGKIKYGPVDDFENFMGAVIDQSAYKRAVLYIEYAREHQDEYEFIYGGNFDDSKGWFIQPTVIKTSNPRGKLMVEEIFAPIVTVYVYSDDDYEETLKLCENSTPFGLTGAIFSKDRYAIALAEKILRYAAGNFYINDKPTGAIVSRQPFGGARASGTNDKAGSWINLLRWITPRTIKENLKQIKMP